A region from the Pempheris klunzingeri isolate RE-2024b chromosome 17, fPemKlu1.hap1, whole genome shotgun sequence genome encodes:
- the tex2 gene encoding testis-expressed protein 2 isoform X1: MSTQGSSSRGSGQHADTPPPRHTPGPKLQVQRSLSRDTITIHFSALGKEEDDEEEELYGAPVGSAGAKSGLGGAERLQGLEASGPDDQSVSTGLEAKEELLFESVGVETASGAAVLPVSSTTLSVLPSDPHPHTPSPAMTIIPTSTHAHLSSNPPASSSWPSERPSANPPSTGSSTSSPCKSATLSSTKPFLSLVRSLSNDVESRESPPTTVAPTHARHRHLMKSFVKSLSTDTSKADHQEGPLHHYLHHTPHQQQQVQPSQRPPPRNMQLFKQFSQPRLYSCPVTVTQAGGDSKTAPSSPIMSPDGRSFFKVQEVEARIEDTKRRLSEVMSDPLQLFSKIMGDEPAVGAVGSATHRAKLLSSSASELSGVTAVNGHAEGNNNYSIKEEEGPEGEEEEETPTGKGPDSVFFSFPSLAPAPTLTQASSSTFPKSPSLTLGRCSMSALVARQEDEDFCELYSEDFELCTDTETPDGDRPGSRQPHTGSTGLCSELDTEDEEKVEEEFETVPVTGLIFLTQLVYWYLVLPVPPYVGAVVHGIIAGFILALLVLWMSSPRRSSSGTRGRRIDPWNVAQLDIKEPGIFKGWMNEIHNYDPEMYHATLTHSVYVRLEGSVLRLSKPNRNISRRATHNEPKPDVTYISQKIYDLTDSKIQLVPQSLARKRVWNKKYPICIELAKQEDFMSKAQGEKPEAGEDKLSGSGEKLERTDKYEKAEVSGPAEEPKRPTSGGGDLTIYLFGRTGREKEEWFRRFLLASRMKSEGRASSLPGICKSAFLPSHSRSSSTQSGGGLEADSRSSSRGSQEELSQPRHRETSAAPSCGSAGGMKQKMLLDYNVYMAKYVNPQAPPRSPTATESPGHSPESSPKTTKKIRRRSEDAVEPEAWVNAFLGRIFWDFLGEKYWANVVTKKIQMKLSKIRLPYVMNELTLTELDMGFSIPTILHASKPSVDHQGLWFDLEISYTGSFLMTLETKMNLARLGKEGEGLGEHGKEWTRPRTYCLADSDEESSSAGSSDEEDPPELLSDKAIPPGAEGYVGGHRPSKIMRFVDKIAKSKYFQKATETEFIKKKMEEVSNTPLLLTVEVQECRGTLAVNIPPPPTDRIWYGFRSPPHLELKARPKLGEREVTLVHVTDWIEKKLDQEFQKIFVMPNMDDIWLPIMHSAMDTRSNANLVTVTNDALKDPEPEESEVSDM, from the exons ATGAGCActcagggcagcagcagcaggggaaGTGGCCAGCATGCTGACACCCCTCCCCCCCGTCACACTCCCGGACCCAAGCTGCAGGTGCAGCGCTCCCTCTCTCGTGACACAATCACCATCCACTTCTCTGCTCTTGGGAAGGAGGAAGAcgacgaggaagaggagctgtATGGGGCACCTGTTGGATCTGCCGGAGCTAAATCAGGGCTTGGTGGTGCAGAGAGACTTCAAGGTTTAGAGGCTTCAGGGCCTGATGACCAGTCTGTCTCTACGGGCTTGGAGGCaaaagaggagctgctgtttgaATCTGTCGGTGTGGAGACCGCCTCAGGAGCCGCTGTCCTCCCTGTTTCATCCACCACCCTGTCTGTGCTGCCCTCAGaccctcacccacacacaccttctccaGCTATGACTATCATCCCCACCTCCACCCATGCGCATCTTAGCTCCAACCCTCctgccagctcctcctggcCCTCAGAGCGACCCTCAGCCAATCCCCCATCCACAGGCTCCAGCACCTCCTCCCCTTGCAAGTCTGCAACTCTGTCCTCCACCAAGCCTTTCCTCAGCTTGGTCAGGTCTTTATCCAATGACGTTGAGTCTCGAGAGTCTCCGCCTACCACTGTTGCACCAACGCACGCACGCCACCGTCACTTAATGAAATCTTTTGTTAAGTCTCTTTCCACGGACACTTCCAAGGCCGATCATCAAGAAGGGCCCCTCCATCACTATCTTCATCACACCCCTCATCAGCAACAGCAGGTACAGCCATCCCAGCGGCCCCCACCTCGCAACATGCAGCTCTTCAAACAGTTCTCCCAGCCTCGGTTATACTCCTGCCCCGTCACTGTCACTCAAGCGGGTGGAGACTCCAAAAcggccccctcctcccccatcatGTCCCCAGATGGTAGGTCTTTCTTCAAGGTCCAAGAAGTGGAGGCCAGGATAGAGGATACCAAGCGGCGACTGTCAGAGGTGATGTCAGACCCCCTGCAGCTTTTTAGTAAGATCATGGGGGATGAGCCTGCCGTGGGAGCTGTTGGAAGTGCCACTCATCGTGCCAAATTGCTGTCCTCCAGTGCGTCAGAGCTCAGTGGAGTGACAGCAGTAAATGGACACGCAGAAGGTAATAACAACTATAGCatcaaggaggaggaagggccagagggggaggaagaggaagaaaccCCCACGGGCAAGGGCCCtgactctgtttttttctccttcccaTCTCTGGCACCAGCCCCAACCCTCACCCAGGCTTCCTCATCTACTTTCCCCAAGTCTCCTTCTCTCACTTTGGGCCGCTGCTCAATGTCGGCACTGGTAGCACGACAGGAAGACGAGGACTTCTGCGAACTGTACAGTGAAGACTTTGAGTTATGCACCGACACAGAAACGCCAGATGGGGATCGTCCCGGGTCCCGGCAGCCCCACACTGGGAGCACTGGTTTGTGTAGTGAACTCGACACCGAGGACGAggagaaagtggaggaggagtTCGAGACTGTGCCTGTGACTGGCCTCATCTTCCTGACACAGTTGGTGTACTGGTATTTAGTCCTTCCAGTGCCACCATATGTTGGTGCGGTGGTGCACGGGATAATAGCTGGGTTCATATTGGCCCTGCTGGTCCTTTGGATGTCCTCTCCTCGACGCTCGTCATCAGGGACAAGGGGGCGAAGGATAGACCCCTGGAATGTCGCCCAACTGGATATCAAGGAACCGGGAATCTTCAAG GGCTGGATGAATGAGATCCACAACTACGACCCAGAGATGTACCACGCCACCCTGACCCACTCTGTTTACGTCCGTCTAGAGGGCTCCGTCCTGCGTCTGTCCAAGCCCAACCGGAACATCTCCCGCCGTGCCACCCACAACGAGCCTAAACCCGACGTCACCTACATCAGCCAGAAGATCTACGACCTGACTGACAGCAAG ATCCAGCTGGTGCCCCAAAGCTTGGCTAGAAAGAGGGTTTGGAACAAGAAGTACCCCATTTGCATTGAGCTGGCCAAGCAGGAGGACTTCATGTCCAAAGCCCAGGGAGAGAAGCCCGAAGCAGGGGAGGACAAATTATCGGGGTCGGGTGAGAAGCTAGAACGAACGGACAAATACGAGAAAGCTGAAGTATCAGGACCAGCAGAGGAGCCCAAAAGGCCAACCTCCGGAGGTGGGGATCTGACAATCTACCTGTTTGGGAGGACGGGGCGGGAAAAGGAGGAGTGGTTCAGGAGATTTCTTCTGGCATCCCGAATGAAGTCAGAGGGGAGAGCTAGCAGTCTGCCTGGCATCTGCAAGAGTG CCTTCTTGCCCTCCcacagccgcagcagcagcacccaaTCTGGTGGAGGCCTGGAGGctgacagcaggagcagcagccgGGGAAGCCAGGAGGAGCTGTCTCAGCCTCGCCACAGAGAGACGTCCGCCGCTCCCTCCTGTGGCTCTGCTGGAGGGATGAAGCAGAAGATGCTCTTGGACTACAATGTCTATATGGCCAAATATGTCAACCCCCAGGCACCACCAAGAAGCCCGACTGCCACTGAGAGCCCTGGGCACAGCCCCGAGAGCAGCCCCAAAACTACCAAAAAG ATACGCAGGAGGTCAGAGGACGCTGTGGAGCCTGAGGCCTGGGTCAACGCTTTTCTTGGAAGGATATTCTGGGACTTCTTGGGAGAGAAGTACTGGGCAAATGTAGTCACCAAAAAGATCCAGATGAAGCTCAGTAAGATCAGG CTGCCATATGTTATGAATGAGCTGACGCTGACAGAGCTTGACATGGGTTTTTCCATTCCTACGATCCTCCATGCCTCTAAACCCTCAGTGGATCACCAAG GTCTGTGGTTTGATCTGGAGATCTCCTACACGGGCTCCTTCCTCATGACACTAGAGACCAAGATGAACCTGGCCCGTCTGGGGAAGGAGGGCGAGGGGCTCGGGGAGCACGGAAAAGAGTG GACCAGGCCTCGGACATACTGTCTGGCAGACAGCGATGAGGAGTCGTCTAGTGCTGGCTCATCAGATGAGGAGGATCCCCCAGAACTCCTCAGTGACAAAGCCATCCCTCCTGGAGCCGAGGG CTATGTGGGAGGCCACAGGCCCAGCAAGATCATGCGCTTTGTGGACAAGATAGCCAAGTCCAAGTACTTCCAGAAAGCCACAGAGACGGAGTTCAttaagaagaagatggaggaggtgtCCAACACGCcactgctgctcactgtggAGGTGCAAGAGTGCCGCGGGACGCTGGCTGTCAACATCCCACCTCCCCCCACGGACAGGATATG GTATGGTTTCCGGAGTCCGCCTCACCTGGAGCTGAAAGCACGGCCTAAACTGGGCGAGAGGGAGGTCACTTTAGTTCATGTGACAGACTGGATTGAGAAGAAACTGGACCAGGAGTTCCAG AAAATATTTGTGATGCCAAACATGGATGATATATGGCTACCCATAATGCACTCTGCAATGGACACACGTTCAAATGCCAACTTGGTTACTGTGACAAATGATGCCTTGAAGGACCCAGAACCCGAGGAGTCTGAAGTCTCGGACATGTGA
- the tex2 gene encoding testis-expressed protein 2 isoform X2 — protein sequence MSTQGSSSRGSGQHADTPPPRHTPGPKLQVQRSLSRDTITIHFSALGKEEDDEEEELYGAPVGSAGAKSGLGGAERLQGLEASGPDDQSVSTGLEAKEELLFESVGVETASGAAVLPVSSTTLSVLPSDPHPHTPSPAMTIIPTSTHAHLSSNPPASSSWPSERPSANPPSTGSSTSSPCKSATLSSTKPFLSLVRSLSNDVESRESPPTTVAPTHARHRHLMKSFVKSLSTDTSKADHQEGPLHHYLHHTPHQQQQVQPSQRPPPRNMQLFKQFSQPRLYSCPVTVTQAGGDSKTAPSSPIMSPDGRSFFKVQEVEARIEDTKRRLSEVMSDPLQLFSKIMGDEPAVGAVGSATHRAKLLSSSASELSGVTAVNGHAEGNNNYSIKEEEGPEGEEEEETPTGKGPDSVFFSFPSLAPAPTLTQASSSTFPKSPSLTLGRCSMSALVARQEDEDFCELYSEDFELCTDTETPDGDRPGSRQPHTGSTGLCSELDTEDEEKVEEEFETVPVTGLIFLTQLVYWYLVLPVPPYVGAVVHGIIAGFILALLVLWMSSPRRSSSGTRGRRIDPWNVAQLDIKEPGIFKGWMNEIHNYDPEMYHATLTHSVYVRLEGSVLRLSKPNRNISRRATHNEPKPDVTYISQKIYDLTDSKIQLVPQSLARKRVWNKKYPICIELAKQEDFMSKAQGEKPEAGEDKLSGSGEKLERTDKYEKAEVSGPAEEPKRPTSGGGDLTIYLFGRTGREKEEWFRRFLLASRMKSEGRASSLPGICKSAFLPSHSRSSSTQSGGGLEADSRSSSRGSQEELSQPRHRETSAAPSCGSAGGMKQKMLLDYNVYMAKYVNPQAPPRSPTATESPGHSPESSPKTTKKIRRRSEDAVEPEAWVNAFLGRIFWDFLGEKYWANVVTKKIQMKLSKIRLPYVMNELTLTELDMGFSIPTILHASKPSVDHQGLWFDLEISYTGSFLMTLETKMNLARLGKEGEGLGEHGKEWPRTYCLADSDEESSSAGSSDEEDPPELLSDKAIPPGAEGYVGGHRPSKIMRFVDKIAKSKYFQKATETEFIKKKMEEVSNTPLLLTVEVQECRGTLAVNIPPPPTDRIWYGFRSPPHLELKARPKLGEREVTLVHVTDWIEKKLDQEFQKIFVMPNMDDIWLPIMHSAMDTRSNANLVTVTNDALKDPEPEESEVSDM from the exons ATGAGCActcagggcagcagcagcaggggaaGTGGCCAGCATGCTGACACCCCTCCCCCCCGTCACACTCCCGGACCCAAGCTGCAGGTGCAGCGCTCCCTCTCTCGTGACACAATCACCATCCACTTCTCTGCTCTTGGGAAGGAGGAAGAcgacgaggaagaggagctgtATGGGGCACCTGTTGGATCTGCCGGAGCTAAATCAGGGCTTGGTGGTGCAGAGAGACTTCAAGGTTTAGAGGCTTCAGGGCCTGATGACCAGTCTGTCTCTACGGGCTTGGAGGCaaaagaggagctgctgtttgaATCTGTCGGTGTGGAGACCGCCTCAGGAGCCGCTGTCCTCCCTGTTTCATCCACCACCCTGTCTGTGCTGCCCTCAGaccctcacccacacacaccttctccaGCTATGACTATCATCCCCACCTCCACCCATGCGCATCTTAGCTCCAACCCTCctgccagctcctcctggcCCTCAGAGCGACCCTCAGCCAATCCCCCATCCACAGGCTCCAGCACCTCCTCCCCTTGCAAGTCTGCAACTCTGTCCTCCACCAAGCCTTTCCTCAGCTTGGTCAGGTCTTTATCCAATGACGTTGAGTCTCGAGAGTCTCCGCCTACCACTGTTGCACCAACGCACGCACGCCACCGTCACTTAATGAAATCTTTTGTTAAGTCTCTTTCCACGGACACTTCCAAGGCCGATCATCAAGAAGGGCCCCTCCATCACTATCTTCATCACACCCCTCATCAGCAACAGCAGGTACAGCCATCCCAGCGGCCCCCACCTCGCAACATGCAGCTCTTCAAACAGTTCTCCCAGCCTCGGTTATACTCCTGCCCCGTCACTGTCACTCAAGCGGGTGGAGACTCCAAAAcggccccctcctcccccatcatGTCCCCAGATGGTAGGTCTTTCTTCAAGGTCCAAGAAGTGGAGGCCAGGATAGAGGATACCAAGCGGCGACTGTCAGAGGTGATGTCAGACCCCCTGCAGCTTTTTAGTAAGATCATGGGGGATGAGCCTGCCGTGGGAGCTGTTGGAAGTGCCACTCATCGTGCCAAATTGCTGTCCTCCAGTGCGTCAGAGCTCAGTGGAGTGACAGCAGTAAATGGACACGCAGAAGGTAATAACAACTATAGCatcaaggaggaggaagggccagagggggaggaagaggaagaaaccCCCACGGGCAAGGGCCCtgactctgtttttttctccttcccaTCTCTGGCACCAGCCCCAACCCTCACCCAGGCTTCCTCATCTACTTTCCCCAAGTCTCCTTCTCTCACTTTGGGCCGCTGCTCAATGTCGGCACTGGTAGCACGACAGGAAGACGAGGACTTCTGCGAACTGTACAGTGAAGACTTTGAGTTATGCACCGACACAGAAACGCCAGATGGGGATCGTCCCGGGTCCCGGCAGCCCCACACTGGGAGCACTGGTTTGTGTAGTGAACTCGACACCGAGGACGAggagaaagtggaggaggagtTCGAGACTGTGCCTGTGACTGGCCTCATCTTCCTGACACAGTTGGTGTACTGGTATTTAGTCCTTCCAGTGCCACCATATGTTGGTGCGGTGGTGCACGGGATAATAGCTGGGTTCATATTGGCCCTGCTGGTCCTTTGGATGTCCTCTCCTCGACGCTCGTCATCAGGGACAAGGGGGCGAAGGATAGACCCCTGGAATGTCGCCCAACTGGATATCAAGGAACCGGGAATCTTCAAG GGCTGGATGAATGAGATCCACAACTACGACCCAGAGATGTACCACGCCACCCTGACCCACTCTGTTTACGTCCGTCTAGAGGGCTCCGTCCTGCGTCTGTCCAAGCCCAACCGGAACATCTCCCGCCGTGCCACCCACAACGAGCCTAAACCCGACGTCACCTACATCAGCCAGAAGATCTACGACCTGACTGACAGCAAG ATCCAGCTGGTGCCCCAAAGCTTGGCTAGAAAGAGGGTTTGGAACAAGAAGTACCCCATTTGCATTGAGCTGGCCAAGCAGGAGGACTTCATGTCCAAAGCCCAGGGAGAGAAGCCCGAAGCAGGGGAGGACAAATTATCGGGGTCGGGTGAGAAGCTAGAACGAACGGACAAATACGAGAAAGCTGAAGTATCAGGACCAGCAGAGGAGCCCAAAAGGCCAACCTCCGGAGGTGGGGATCTGACAATCTACCTGTTTGGGAGGACGGGGCGGGAAAAGGAGGAGTGGTTCAGGAGATTTCTTCTGGCATCCCGAATGAAGTCAGAGGGGAGAGCTAGCAGTCTGCCTGGCATCTGCAAGAGTG CCTTCTTGCCCTCCcacagccgcagcagcagcacccaaTCTGGTGGAGGCCTGGAGGctgacagcaggagcagcagccgGGGAAGCCAGGAGGAGCTGTCTCAGCCTCGCCACAGAGAGACGTCCGCCGCTCCCTCCTGTGGCTCTGCTGGAGGGATGAAGCAGAAGATGCTCTTGGACTACAATGTCTATATGGCCAAATATGTCAACCCCCAGGCACCACCAAGAAGCCCGACTGCCACTGAGAGCCCTGGGCACAGCCCCGAGAGCAGCCCCAAAACTACCAAAAAG ATACGCAGGAGGTCAGAGGACGCTGTGGAGCCTGAGGCCTGGGTCAACGCTTTTCTTGGAAGGATATTCTGGGACTTCTTGGGAGAGAAGTACTGGGCAAATGTAGTCACCAAAAAGATCCAGATGAAGCTCAGTAAGATCAGG CTGCCATATGTTATGAATGAGCTGACGCTGACAGAGCTTGACATGGGTTTTTCCATTCCTACGATCCTCCATGCCTCTAAACCCTCAGTGGATCACCAAG GTCTGTGGTTTGATCTGGAGATCTCCTACACGGGCTCCTTCCTCATGACACTAGAGACCAAGATGAACCTGGCCCGTCTGGGGAAGGAGGGCGAGGGGCTCGGGGAGCACGGAAAAGAGTG GCCTCGGACATACTGTCTGGCAGACAGCGATGAGGAGTCGTCTAGTGCTGGCTCATCAGATGAGGAGGATCCCCCAGAACTCCTCAGTGACAAAGCCATCCCTCCTGGAGCCGAGGG CTATGTGGGAGGCCACAGGCCCAGCAAGATCATGCGCTTTGTGGACAAGATAGCCAAGTCCAAGTACTTCCAGAAAGCCACAGAGACGGAGTTCAttaagaagaagatggaggaggtgtCCAACACGCcactgctgctcactgtggAGGTGCAAGAGTGCCGCGGGACGCTGGCTGTCAACATCCCACCTCCCCCCACGGACAGGATATG GTATGGTTTCCGGAGTCCGCCTCACCTGGAGCTGAAAGCACGGCCTAAACTGGGCGAGAGGGAGGTCACTTTAGTTCATGTGACAGACTGGATTGAGAAGAAACTGGACCAGGAGTTCCAG AAAATATTTGTGATGCCAAACATGGATGATATATGGCTACCCATAATGCACTCTGCAATGGACACACGTTCAAATGCCAACTTGGTTACTGTGACAAATGATGCCTTGAAGGACCCAGAACCCGAGGAGTCTGAAGTCTCGGACATGTGA